A stretch of Streptococcus chenjunshii DNA encodes these proteins:
- a CDS encoding restriction endonuclease subunit S, which produces MTNQNIPKIRFKGFDNNWETGIELNDTIEKQFKGKARQEQLNEGVVMYLDANTLNGNTPFLSNAEADTDSKDILIMWDGSNAGKVFTGFEGALGSTLKGYKVKDENDSYFIFNYLVKYQKKIYEQYRTPNIPHVIKNFTEVFKVSLPSLPEQSAIGTLFQTLDELLSAYKDNLANYQAFKATMLTKMFPKAGQTTPEIRLDGFDGEWEEKKLGELAEIVRGASPRPIQDPKWFDGSSEVGWLRISDVTNQNGRIYDLEQRISELGQEKTRVLKEPHLLLSIAASVGKPVINYVQTGVHDGFLIFLNPIFDKEFMFQWLEMFKDGWNKYGQSGSQVNLNSDIVKNHKLKVPTLNEQHAIGAFFANLDDLISSYQAKITELETLKKKLLQDMFV; this is translated from the coding sequence ATGACAAACCAAAACATCCCCAAAATCAGATTTAAAGGGTTTGACAATAATTGGGAAACTGGTATTGAACTAAACGATACTATTGAAAAACAATTTAAAGGTAAAGCAAGACAAGAACAACTTAATGAAGGAGTTGTTATGTATCTCGATGCAAATACTTTAAACGGAAATACTCCATTTCTGTCTAATGCTGAGGCTGATACAGATTCTAAAGATATATTAATTATGTGGGATGGCTCAAATGCTGGTAAAGTCTTTACTGGTTTTGAGGGAGCACTAGGCTCAACATTAAAAGGTTACAAAGTAAAAGATGAAAATGATTCTTATTTTATTTTTAATTACCTTGTGAAATATCAGAAAAAGATTTATGAGCAATATCGCACCCCAAATATCCCTCATGTTATAAAAAACTTTACGGAAGTATTCAAAGTTTCTCTCCCTTCCCTCCCCGAACAATCCGCTATCGGTACTCTCTTCCAAACGCTTGACGAGCTGTTATCTGCCTATAAGGATAATTTGGCCAACTATCAAGCCTTTAAGGCGACCATGTTGACCAAGATGTTTCCAAAGGCAGGACAGACCACGCCTGAAATCCGCTTAGATGGGTTTGATGGCGAGTGGGAGGAGAAGAAGTTAGGAGAATTAGCTGAAATCGTTCGTGGTGCTTCTCCTAGACCTATCCAAGATCCAAAATGGTTTGATGGATCATCAGAGGTTGGCTGGTTGCGTATTTCTGATGTTACAAATCAAAATGGAAGAATTTACGATCTTGAGCAACGAATTTCAGAATTAGGTCAAGAGAAAACTAGAGTACTCAAAGAACCGCATTTATTATTGAGTATAGCAGCATCTGTCGGAAAACCAGTGATCAATTATGTGCAGACTGGTGTACACGATGGCTTCCTAATTTTTCTTAATCCAATTTTTGATAAAGAATTCATGTTTCAATGGTTGGAAATGTTCAAAGATGGTTGGAATAAATATGGTCAATCTGGAAGTCAAGTAAACTTAAATAGCGATATTGTAAAGAATCATAAACTAAAAGTACCGACTCTTAACGAACAACATGCCATCGGCGCTTTCTTCGCTAACCTTGACGATTTAATTTCATCTTACCAAGCCAAAATTACTGAGCTTGAAACTTTGAAGAAAAAGCTCTTGCAGGATATGTTTGTATAA
- a CDS encoding HAD family hydrolase, whose translation MVVTEFQRETKGNKPVIALCYDFDKTLSPDDMQAQGYIQTVQSDGQDMVGDFWRESNGLATDNDMDKNLAYMYTMKKKARGQLLFTKEKLVEYGSKVELFSGVDNWFERIRKYGEDRGIIIEHYIISSGLKEMIEGTSIAKSFKEIYATSFYFDDDGVAVWPAQVVNYTNKTQFLFRISKGVLDVNDEAVNDSFAPDEIRIPFRNMIYFGDSDTDIPCMKLVNSHGGYSIGVYNPDENDERKAKNKVYKMIKDNRISYFASADYSENSELDELVKLIIDKTVYNEKLYSKMFANKKEAITHVRPQDEQEKADLIDALESSGNFKNTHSVIRKLSKFTNWQPDEIEDLFSIAKINSQVRYILEDKDIKDFYEKLFEEVSPNDKNAIEIREILNKKTGDI comes from the coding sequence ATGGTAGTTACAGAATTTCAACGCGAAACTAAGGGAAACAAGCCAGTTATTGCCTTATGTTACGATTTTGATAAAACTTTATCACCAGATGATATGCAGGCACAAGGATATATTCAGACTGTTCAATCTGACGGACAAGATATGGTAGGTGATTTTTGGAGAGAGTCCAATGGTTTAGCAACGGATAATGACATGGATAAAAATCTTGCTTACATGTATACAATGAAAAAAAAGGCTCGTGGGCAACTTTTATTTACTAAGGAAAAATTAGTTGAATATGGTTCAAAAGTTGAGTTATTTTCTGGTGTTGATAACTGGTTTGAGAGAATTCGAAAATATGGTGAAGACAGAGGAATAATTATTGAACACTATATTATTTCTTCAGGTTTGAAAGAAATGATTGAAGGAACCTCGATTGCAAAAAGCTTTAAAGAAATTTATGCTACATCATTCTATTTCGATGATGATGGAGTTGCAGTTTGGCCAGCTCAGGTCGTGAATTATACTAATAAAACTCAATTCTTATTTCGAATTTCTAAGGGGGTGTTAGATGTAAATGATGAAGCAGTTAACGATTCATTTGCTCCAGATGAGATTCGAATACCCTTTAGAAACATGATTTATTTTGGAGACAGTGATACTGATATTCCTTGTATGAAGTTAGTAAACTCTCATGGAGGCTATTCAATTGGAGTTTACAATCCTGACGAGAATGACGAAAGAAAAGCAAAGAATAAGGTTTATAAGATGATAAAAGATAATCGTATTAGTTATTTTGCTTCAGCTGACTACTCTGAAAACAGTGAACTTGATGAACTTGTTAAATTAATCATTGATAAAACAGTATATAATGAAAAACTTTATTCTAAAATGTTTGCTAATAAAAAAGAAGCTATAACACATGTTAGACCCCAAGATGAACAAGAGAAGGCAGATTTAATTGATGCATTAGAAAGCAGCGGTAATTTTAAAAATACCCATAGTGTGATCAGAAAATTATCTAAGTTTACGAACTGGCAGCCTGATGAAATTGAGGATCTTTTTTCTATAGCGAAGATTAACAGTCAAGTTCGATATATTCTTGAAGATAAGGATATTAAGGACTTTTATGAGAAACTCTTCGAGGAAGTTTCACCTAACGATAAGAACGCCATTGAGATTAGAGAGATACTTAATAAAAAGACAGGTGACATCTAA